The window AGATGATGAATAGAGTCAAGAAACACTGCCACCCAGTGTACAAGGTAGTTACCAGTTAGTGGTTCCAGTTGTCCAAGGTAGGTAGTGGTTGGAATGACCAAGGAAAATACCTTAAGGACTTTAGATACCAAGATCTCCATGATTTTACGCAACCTCACATAGTCACCAAGCTGCCCCTCTCGCAGGATATCTGAAGCAACTGGACTTCCTCCATATGGACTTTGAGCTAATACCAAACCCGCGACTTTGTCTTTAAGTTGTGGCCAGTAGAGGGAGAGGGCTGCAGCCGAATCTACACCGCCCTTGCTATGACCAAGAAGTAGCACTCGTTTCCTTGATCCCCAGTATATTTCTTCTATGTATTCCTTTATCTCTCGTGCATTTTTACTTACTGAAGACTGCAAGGTAGTTTTTTCATGTATGTATTGCTTAATTAAAACAAATGTCAAGAGGCAAATCACAGGCTTATGTATGGAATGGAAGTACCTCACTATGAATTTTGGCAATATGACAAGCTAGACCCATCTTGGAGAAGTATGCCTTTGTCTTGACAAAGTAAAGTGGTCCGTGGTTACTAAACAGACCTATAAAAACGTTAGCACAAAAACTTGGAAATCGATAGCTCACAATTGGAGTGGTCACTGACTAACCTGGAACCAACAAGTAAACAACTGAATCAGGTAGCTTGTGCTCATTTTTTCTGGCGAGGAGTGAGATGGTCCACATGAGATATAATTCATATTACATCTTTATTAAAAACATTTTTACAAATCATCAGCATTGATGTCCAGTTTGGTGCTTTTGCTGACCTCACAGAGTCCAAAATCTCCAAGAATCTGGCTGTCCCATCCTCGGTTCTAGGCAAGCTTTGGTCCCTCTGGAGCCAGCCGATATCATCTGCCGAACCACGGACAGTTTTCCGAGCACGCTCTTCAAGGCTGCACAAGATATCAAAGGAGCATAGTATGTTACAAAAGACTATTTGCATCCACTGAACTTGATTTCccatccaaacttagtaaaaaaaattgcatcagAATGGTGTCCATTCTGTACTCCCAAAAGTAGAGTTTACTCTTCAGTATGGGCAAACACAGATTCACAGTGGCAAATTCTATGAGAAGTGCAGCACTACATGCGTTGACTCCTTAATGCATAGATTAGGACTTGCATCAGAACGAACAAAACATAAAGATTGCAGAGAAAACTGTACCCTTGAAACAGTGAGATTCCATTCTGAAAAACATGTGAAGGCACCATTTGACCTGCGTTTTCTTGAGAAGGGCTTCCGCTGCAGTCTGCCTGACCAAGGGATGAATTTGTTCCAGTAGAATTTCACGGAAGAAGTCTGAAAAGAAAGCCTGCCTGCAGCCAATGCAGGTGGCAGTGTTACTAATTCTTGGCCCTCCTCAGATAGACTTGCATTAAGATAATGAACACAATCATTTTAAAAAAATGGAAATACCATAATAATCCACCTCACTTATGCAATTGGCACGAG is drawn from Panicum virgatum strain AP13 chromosome 1N, P.virgatum_v5, whole genome shotgun sequence and contains these coding sequences:
- the LOC120656447 gene encoding uncharacterized protein LOC120656447 — its product is MRESLSTQGEPSTSATVDDSNSADRVEDSQLFLNLPALNQAASYLAQTASFLTQCLPVPGYVGLSEEGQELVTLPPALAAGRLSFQTSSVKFYWNKFIPWSGRLQRKPFSRKRSLEERARKTVRGSADDIGWLQRDQSLPRTEDGTARFLEILDSVRKNEHKLPDSVVYLLVPGLFSNHGPLYFVKTKAYFSKMGLACHIAKIHSESSVSKNAREIKEYIEEIYWGSRKRVLLLGHSKGGVDSAAALSLYWPQLKDKVAGLVLAQSPYGGSPVASDILREGQLGDYVRLRKIMEILVSKVLKGDLQALEDLTYEKRKEFLQQHPLPLEVPIVSFHTEASITPSVLTALSHVAHLELPIAADGNSTRIPVVMPLSAAMAACSQLLVARYGEMSDGLVTRKDAEVPGSVVVRPERKLDHAWMVYSSVKEEPGDQADTSQVCEALLTLLVEVAQKRRHEMAMKDE